The genomic stretch CGCAACAGCATTTGCGCCTTCGAGCGCGACGGCGCGACATTCCGCATCGCCAAGGAAGGCGCGCTCATTTCCTACGGCGCCTATTCGGACGCGATCCTCATCACCGCGCGCCGCTCGGCCGACGCGCCGCCCTCCGATCAGCTGATGGCAGTGCTCGAGAAGAGCCAATATCGGCTCGACCGCACCGGCGGCTGGGACGCGCTCGGCATGCGCGGCACCTGCAGCGAAGGCTTCACCTTCAGCGGCGAGGCGCCGATCGAGCAGATCTTCACCCATGACTTCGCCGAGATCGCCTCCGAGTCCATGCTCGCGACCGCGCATCTTCTGTGGAGCGCGGTGTGGTACGGCGTCGCCTCGGACGCTCTGTCGCGCGCGCAATCCTTCGTGCGCAAGGATGCGCGTCGCCATCCCAATGGCCCGGCTCCCGGCGCGCTGCGTCTCGCCGAGGCGACATCAAAGCTGCAGCTGATGCGCTCCAATATCGTCGAAGGGCTGAAGCGCTTCGCCAAGGCGCAGCAGAACGCGGACGATCTCAATTCGATGAGCTTCGCCGTCGCGATGAACAACATCAAGATCGGCTCGTCGCAGCTCTCGATCGAAATTATCAATCATGCGCTGCTGATCGCCGGCATCGCCGGCTACAAGAACGACACGCCCTTCAGCGTCGGCCGCCATATGCGCGACGCGCTCTCGGCGCAGGTGATGATCTCCAACGACCGCATCTTCACCAATCTGTCCAATCTGCTGCTCGCGCAGCGCATCGACCAGCGGCTGGGAGACTGACCCATGTGCCAGGCCTGCGACAGCTTCCTCGATCGCCTTTTCGCCAAGGGCGTTCTGCATGAAACCGGCGTCGACGGACTCTATGGCCGCGGGCAGGCCTTCGAGGCGGTCATAGAGGGAATGGATCGGCTGATCACGCGCCTCGCCGAAGGCGATCACGCCGAGGTCATCCGCTTTCCGCCCGGCATGAATCGCGCGCTCTTCGAGAAGAGCGGCTATATGAAGAACTTCCCGCAGCTCGCCGGCACGGTGCACAGCTTCGCCGGAAGCGAGAAGGATCATCTCGCCCTTCTCGACAATATTCACAACGGCGGCGACTGGACCGGCGCGCAAGGCGCGACCGACATCGTGCTGACGCCCGCCGCCTGCTATCCGCTCTATCCGATCGTCGCGCGCCGCGGCCCGCTCGCGCCGGAGGGCGGCCTCTTCGACATTCAATCCTATTGCTTCCGCCACGAGCCGTCGAAGGATCCGGCGCGCATGCAAATGTTCCGCATGCGCGAGTTTGTTCGCATCGGCTTGCCGGAGCAAGCCGCGAGCTTCCGCGAATCCTGGCTGGAACGCGCCCGCGGCTTCGCCGAGACGCTCGAGCTGCCGCATCACATCGATGTGGCCAATGATCCATTCTTCGGCCGCGCCGGACGGATGATGGCCTCGAGCCAACGCGAGCAGGCGCTGAAATTCGAGTTGCTGGTGCCGATCGAGAGCACGGAAAATCCGACCGCCTGCCAGAGCTTCAACTATCATCAGGATCACTTCGGCGAGCTGTGGGGCATCAAGACCGCCGCCGGCGAGACGGCGCACACCGCTTGCGTCGGCTTCGGAATGGAGCGCCTCGCCCTCGCCTTGTTCAAACATCACGGGATCGACACCAATGGCTGGCCGACCTCAGTCCGCGCTGCTCTCTCTCTCTGACGCGGAGCTCTCGCCGCTGAAGCCGGCGAAGCCGCATTTCCGTCACGCTCTGCATCATGCAGAGCGCGATTGGCCGCAGACCAATTGCTATGTCGATCTCATGATCGAGCTCGTCGCTATGCGTGGATTCGAGCCGGAGGCCATGCTCGGCTTCACGCTGGCGCAGGATTTCGAAGAAGATCAGCTCACCTTCTTCAAGCCGCGCCTCGCCGATCTCGAGCGTCTCTACGGCCTTCGCGTCGAGGAGCTGGCGCTCTATGATCGGCTGGACAATCACATCGCGCGTCAGACCGCGCGCGGCCGCGTGGTGATGGTGGAGGTGGACGGCTATCATCTGCCGGACACGCGCGGCGTCACCTATCGCATCGATCACTCCAAGACGACGATCGGCGTCACGGAAATCGATCTTTCAGCGCGGCGGATCGACTATTTCCACAATGACGGCCATTTCGCGCTCGACGGCGAGGACTTCGAC from Methylosinus sp. C49 encodes the following:
- a CDS encoding acyl-CoA dehydrogenase family protein: MNAPLDRGANVVATAARHADDVDRNGRFPIEAFQALKDARLLSLLIPIEFGGGGAPLSDVAEICTSLGQQCASTAMIFAMHQIKVSSLIAHGRGSAWHESFMRRVADEQLLLGSATTEGGVGGNMRNSICAFERDGATFRIAKEGALISYGAYSDAILITARRSADAPPSDQLMAVLEKSQYRLDRTGGWDALGMRGTCSEGFTFSGEAPIEQIFTHDFAEIASESMLATAHLLWSAVWYGVASDALSRAQSFVRKDARRHPNGPAPGALRLAEATSKLQLMRSNIVEGLKRFAKAQQNADDLNSMSFAVAMNNIKIGSSQLSIEIINHALLIAGIAGYKNDTPFSVGRHMRDALSAQVMISNDRIFTNLSNLLLAQRIDQRLGD
- a CDS encoding amino acid--[acyl-carrier-protein] ligase; the protein is MCQACDSFLDRLFAKGVLHETGVDGLYGRGQAFEAVIEGMDRLITRLAEGDHAEVIRFPPGMNRALFEKSGYMKNFPQLAGTVHSFAGSEKDHLALLDNIHNGGDWTGAQGATDIVLTPAACYPLYPIVARRGPLAPEGGLFDIQSYCFRHEPSKDPARMQMFRMREFVRIGLPEQAASFRESWLERARGFAETLELPHHIDVANDPFFGRAGRMMASSQREQALKFELLVPIESTENPTACQSFNYHQDHFGELWGIKTAAGETAHTACVGFGMERLALALFKHHGIDTNGWPTSVRAALSL
- a CDS encoding DUF1839 family protein, with the protein product MAGRPQSALLSLSDAELSPLKPAKPHFRHALHHAERDWPQTNCYVDLMIELVAMRGFEPEAMLGFTLAQDFEEDQLTFFKPRLADLERLYGLRVEELALYDRLDNHIARQTARGRVVMVEVDGYHLPDTRGVTYRIDHSKTTIGVTEIDLSARRIDYFHNDGHFALDGEDFDAIFGRAGEARDLAALFPYAEFVRFDRERTHADLRGTAEELAREHFARRPSDNPIHAFAARFPALWNVLEARPPCFFHSLAFNTFRQLGANFELLGSHLDWLRPNGDLAVEADACRRISAGAKAMQFQAARASARKRVYDPRETLDELAGVYDGLFGGLSAKLR